Proteins encoded together in one Jaculus jaculus isolate mJacJac1 chromosome 7, mJacJac1.mat.Y.cur, whole genome shotgun sequence window:
- the LOC123462149 gene encoding uncharacterized protein LOC123462149 isoform X2, giving the protein MFVERRQRDCPPVGGFQRSTSTPFAAEQHLVTVGGVAELSGRSFKNLACREPRCPATEAAWVRAGKVWLSAAARFGPLLPLGSCARTRAPASGMPARGATLLRPKMSTYVAPPEAQ; this is encoded by the exons ATGTTTGTGGAGCGACGGCAGCGGGATTGTCCTCCGGTCGGTGGATTCCAGCGCAGCACCAGTACCCCGTTCGCCGCGGAGCAGCACTTAGTGACGGTCGGAGGAGTCGCAGAGCTGTCGGGAAG GTCTTTCAAGAACCTGGCTTGTCGGGAGCCGAGGTGCCCCGCTACGGAAGCCGCCTGGGTTCGCGCCGGGAAGGTGTGGCTCTCGGCGGCTGCGCGCTTCGGCCCCCTGCTCCCGCTCGGTAGCTGTGCGCGAACCCGAGCCCCGGCCTCAGGAATGCCTGCCCGGGGAGCGACGCTGCTGCGACCGAAGATGAGCACTTATGTCGCACCGCCCGAGGCTCAGTGA